Proteins encoded together in one Telopea speciosissima isolate NSW1024214 ecotype Mountain lineage chromosome 4, Tspe_v1, whole genome shotgun sequence window:
- the LOC122658058 gene encoding uncharacterized protein LOC122658058: MNVDKSCFDDKNENDWRYLGVTAFLVKGANCRLTVCFMVVACSNATLMLRALLLPHRLWFDVALLVPVSSPVLALQHVVVPICSPSTDKGQIDSAYIVIGGSTDGSITYWDLTGSVEGFMQRTSKFQPEKFIDCQKRPPTGRGSQGGRWWRSISNLSSKTDTRSTEVDTREGINGPITDSAAGGTSSKLSNMVNSAAACSQTINAATSLKSDMLADNSSEICEVQAMDVLKHVHQSGVNCLHVSRSRDGQNDQDGSFYYLISGGDDQSIHCLAFDVAPEPMNYISENENSSDMANHSPELSNMKLSLCSWSNTCRIRVLYRERIASAHSSAVKGIWTDGIWVFSTGLDQRVRCWHLEEHGKLNEHASLIISVPEPEALHARACGRNQYQIVAAGRGMQMVVFSASHDMEGNLEGEI, encoded by the exons ATGAATGTGGACAAGTCTTGCTTTGATGATAAAAATGAGAATGACTGGAGATACTTGGGTGTTACTGCTTTTCTTGTTAAAGGTGCTAATTGCAG GTTAACTGTCTGTTTCATGGTTGTTGCTTGTTCAAATGCCACACTTATGTTACGGGCTCTCCTTTTGCCCCACCGACTCTG GTTTGATGTTGCATTGTTAGTTCCCGTATCATCACCAGTTTTGGCACTGCAGCATGTTGTTGTTCCTATTTGCTCTCCATCTACAG ATAAAGGCCAGATTGATAGTGCATATATTGTTATTGGTGGATCCACTGATGGAAGTATTACCTACTGGGATCTGACTGGAAGTGTTGAGGGTTTTATGCAACGGACATCAAAGTTTCAACCTGAAAAGTTTATTGATTGTCAGAAACGGCCTCCGACAGGAAGAGGAAGCCAAGGGGGACGATGGTGGAGATCAATAAGCAATCTGTCGTCTAAAACAGATACAAGAAGTACAGAGGTTGACACCAGGGAGGGTATAAATGGCCCTATTACTGATTCTGCAGCTGGTGGAACTTCATCAAAACTTAGTAATATGGTAAACAGTGCAGCTGCCTGTTCTCAAACTATAAATGCTGCTACTTCCCTCAAGTCAGACATGCTTGCAGATAACTCATCTGAAATTTGTGAAGTACAGGCCATGGATGTTCTGAAACATGTCCACCAATCAGGTGTCAATTGTCTTCATGTTTCAAGGTCTAGGGATGGCCAAAATGATCAAGATGGATCTTTTTACTACCTCATAAGTGGGGGGGATGACCAATCAATCCACTGTCTTGCTTTTGATGTAGCACCAGAACCAATGAATTATATTTCTGAGAATGAGAACTCCTCTGATATGGCAAATCATAGCCCTGAATTGAGCAACATGAAGCTCTCTCTTTGCAGTTGGAGCAATACATGTAGGATCAGAGTTCTTTATCGTGAGAGAATTGCCTCGGCTCACAGCTCTGCTGTgaaag GCATTTGGACAGATGGGATTTGGGTATTCTCTACTGGACTTGATCAGCGGGTGAGGTGTTGGCATCTTGAAGAACATGGTAAACTTAATGAACATGCTTCTTTGATTATTAGTGTACCCGAACCAGAAGCACTGCATGCCAGGGCCTGTGGGAG AAATCAGTATCAAATTGTGGCAGCTGGAAGGGGTATGCAAATGGTTGTGTTCTCAGCATCCCATGATATGGAAG GTAATCTTGAAGGGGAAATATAG
- the LOC122658057 gene encoding CRS2-associated factor 2, chloroplastic gives MAIVATLPGLNLFSSPSSNRRIVNEPNPSLPPSPPIPVPRYSRTLKSQKSHRSKTLLPPPPQSEKPNPALKSVHHRTKYYKPVKDGVIASEGDRSVVIGESGLSYLLPGAPFEFQFSYSETPKDKPLAIREPAFLPFATPTMPRPWTGKAPLKRSKTKKIRLFDSFNPLPPGTKEVKHVEMPGPFPLKKLPKEGKTRKEIVGEPLTRAEVQMLVKPHLSHNRQVNLGRDGLTHNMLELIHTHWKRQRVCKVRCKGVPTIDMDNVCRHLEEKTWGKIIHRVGGTVYLFRGRNYNYRTRPQYPIMLWKPAAPVYPKLIQEAPAGLTKEEADTLRTKGKKLLPICKLAKNGVYINLVKDVRDAFEGSPMVKINCTGMHASDYKKIGAKLKELVPCVLLSFDEEQILMWRGKDWKPMYPEAPSVAEIHPTDNSTASSLDGSGKPEEASYEPAIKTEISNPRMMSLWKRAIESRKALLLEDTGLGPDALLERVEAFVGMSQAKEHSYPALIVSSACDATDSSKELTDGSTLEGREGNDHDENDIGGDEEFDGDFSDEIESSSVDLIKQQLSSE, from the exons ATGGCTATCGTGGCGACCCTCCCGGGCCtcaatctcttctcttctccttcttcaaaccGTCGCATTGTTAATGAACCCAATCCATCTCTACCCCCATCACCTCCCATCCCGGTACCCAGATACTCCAGAACCCTCAAATCCCAAAAATCCCATCGAAGCAaaactcttcttcctcctcctccacagtCTGAGAAACCAAATCCCGCTCTTAAATCCGTTCATCACCGCACAAAATACTACAAGCCAGTCAAGGATGGAGTAATTGCATCGGAAGGTGACCGCTCCGTCGTCATCGGCGAGTCCGGTTTATCTTACCTCCTTCCGGGGGCTCCGTTCGAGTTCCAATTCAGCTATTCCGAGACTCCGAAGGATAAGCCCTTGGCCATTCGAGAGCCTGCATTCCTTCCATTTGCTACTCCCACCATGCCCAGGCCTTGGACTGGAAAGGCTCCGCTCAAGAGATCCAAGACGAAAAAAATCCGGTTGTTCGATTCCTTTAATCCGCTTCCCCCAGGGACCAAGGAAGTTAAGCATGTGGAGATGCCTGGGCCCTTCCCGCTCAAAAAGTTACCCAAAGAAGGCAAGACGAGGAAGGAGATAGTTGGAGAGCCTCTTACCAGAGCGGAGGTTCAAATGCTTGTTAAACCTCACTTGTCTCATAACCGCCAGGTGAATCTTG GGCGGGACGGGTTAACCCATAACATGCTGGAGCTCATTCATACGCATTGGAAGCGGCAGCGCGTTTGTAAGGTTCGATGCAAAGGTGTTCCTACCATTGATATGGATAACGTTTGCCGCCATCTTGAG GAAAAAACTTGGGGCAAAATCATTCATCGAGTTGGTGGTACTGTTTATCTTTTCCGTGGCAGAAACTATAACTACCGAACTCGCCCACAGTACCCAATAATGCTCTGGAAGCCAGCTGCTCCTGTTTATCCAAAACTTATCCAGGAAGCTCCAGCAGGATTGACAAAAGAAGAAGCAGACACCTTGCGAACAAAAGGAAAGAAGCTGCTGCCTATTTGTAAACTAG CCAAAAATGGAGTGTACATTAACCTAGTAAAGGATGTCAGGGATGCTTTTGAAGGAAGCCCTATGGTGAAGATCAACTGCACAGGGATGCATGCAAGTGATTATAAAAAGATAGGTGCCAAACTTAAG GAACTAGTTCCTTGTGTTCTATTGTCTTTTGATGAAGAACAGATATTGATGTGGAGGGGGAAAGACTGGAAACCCATGTATCCTGAAGCTCCTTCAGTTGCAGAAATTCACCCAACTGATAATAGCACTGCATCTAGCTTGGATGGTTCAG GCAAGCCAGAGGAAGCAAGTTACGAACCGGCCATCAAAACAGAGATCTCAAACCCCCGAATGATGTCCCTGTGGAAACGTGCAATAGAGTCCAGGAAGgcacttttgttggaggatACTGGACTTGGTCCTGATGCTCTTTTGGAGAGAGTTGAGGCATTTGTGGGCATGTCACAAGCCAAAGAACACTCATATCCAGCGTTGATTGTGTCAAGCGCTTGTGATGCCACTGATTCAAGTAAGGAGCTAACAGATGGATCTACGCTTGAGGGCAGAGAAGGTAACGATCATGACGAAAATGACATTGGTGGAGACGAGGAATTTGATGGTGACTTCTCTGATGAGATAGAGTCATCATCTGTGGATCTGATCAAACAGCAACTCAGTTCAGAATGA